Proteins from one Cellulosilyticum lentocellum DSM 5427 genomic window:
- a CDS encoding STAS domain-containing protein gives MEFIMVERTLVVVLEGEIDHHTCVEIRREVDREYQKNRAKDLLFDFEKVNFMDSSGIGMLMGRYRSVAICGGSIGLYNVSREAGRILSMSGIYKLMKTYNSKQEALEALAAFA, from the coding sequence ATGGAATTTATTATGGTGGAGCGAACATTAGTGGTTGTCTTAGAAGGGGAGATTGACCACCATACTTGTGTTGAAATTAGACGCGAGGTAGATAGGGAATATCAAAAAAATAGAGCAAAAGATTTACTTTTTGATTTTGAAAAAGTGAATTTTATGGATAGTTCAGGTATAGGTATGCTTATGGGAAGGTATAGAAGTGTGGCTATATGTGGGGGAAGTATTGGATTATACAACGTTTCAAGAGAAGCAGGAAGAATACTCAGTATGTCAGGTATTTACAAATTAATGAAAACTTATAATAGTAAACAAGAAGCACTGGAAGCATTAGCAGCTTTTGCTTAA
- a CDS encoding tetratricopeptide repeat protein, with amino-acid sequence MGNKMMEYVCPYCGNKAKHDVYCHTCHRKIDWVKEIWERSIAYYNRGYYAAEEKNLTLAIDYLQKALHLNKYNTEARNLLGLIYFEVGRVGEALKEWIISHSLNKEDEVSTHYINEIQKSPKQLVSYKEVIHLYNKALEYLKQKNTDVAIIRLKKAVGVNPNFVEAKVLLGLCYIQDKQFYKANEQIKGALKIDSGHQKALRYFKALSGEDTSTVQPYELEYIPTNQSHKKVKPVRVIDRSISLRYSVLYFIIGLIAMFVIYHFLIHPNQVKSYEQEITRLTNKQDELSDELNQIIKDTNLKAATLEADNTKLKTQTQEYEKQLGAYVQKDKLVTAKTHIEERMYVEAAEALYNIAPSLLDEESKMTYEALKEACYEKAAAELYNEGYQLLSGEDYAGAKGKLEAALIYDGTSQTARRSLYYLGETEEKLGNITEAQNYYNKVITEFPDTYEARRAKERIQ; translated from the coding sequence ATGGGGAATAAGATGATGGAGTATGTATGTCCATATTGTGGAAATAAAGCAAAGCATGACGTTTATTGCCATACCTGCCACCGCAAAATAGACTGGGTCAAAGAAATCTGGGAGAGAAGCATAGCTTACTATAATAGAGGTTATTATGCAGCAGAAGAAAAGAATTTGACTTTAGCAATAGATTATTTACAGAAAGCACTTCATCTTAATAAATATAATACGGAAGCAAGGAATTTATTGGGGCTTATTTATTTTGAAGTGGGAAGAGTAGGGGAAGCATTAAAAGAGTGGATTATAAGTCATTCCTTAAATAAGGAAGATGAAGTATCTACGCACTATATTAATGAAATTCAGAAATCACCTAAACAGCTAGTTAGTTATAAGGAAGTGATTCATTTATATAATAAAGCTTTGGAGTATTTAAAGCAAAAAAACACTGATGTAGCCATTATTAGATTAAAGAAGGCAGTAGGTGTCAATCCTAATTTTGTAGAAGCAAAGGTTTTATTAGGTTTATGTTATATACAAGATAAGCAATTTTACAAAGCAAATGAACAAATAAAAGGTGCACTAAAGATAGATAGTGGACATCAAAAGGCATTAAGATATTTTAAGGCATTGAGCGGTGAGGACACTTCTACAGTTCAGCCTTATGAGCTAGAATACATTCCAACTAACCAGTCTCATAAAAAAGTAAAGCCAGTCCGTGTTATTGATCGTAGTATATCTTTAAGGTATTCAGTGCTTTATTTTATTATAGGGCTTATAGCTATGTTTGTGATTTATCATTTCCTCATACATCCTAATCAAGTAAAGTCCTATGAACAAGAAATTACAAGACTTACTAATAAGCAAGATGAGTTAAGTGATGAACTTAATCAAATTATTAAAGATACTAACTTAAAAGCTGCTACTTTAGAAGCTGATAATACAAAATTAAAAACACAGACACAAGAATATGAAAAGCAACTAGGTGCTTATGTACAAAAGGATAAGCTAGTTACAGCAAAAACACATATAGAGGAAAGAATGTATGTTGAAGCAGCAGAAGCTTTATATAATATTGCACCTTCTTTATTAGATGAAGAAAGTAAAATGACTTATGAGGCTCTTAAAGAAGCTTGTTATGAAAAGGCAGCAGCGGAACTGTATAACGAGGGATATCAATTACTTAGTGGAGAAGATTATGCAGGGGCTAAAGGGAAATTAGAAGCTGCCCTTATATATGACGGGACTTCACAAACAGCTAGAAGAAGTTTATATTACTTAGGTGAAACAGAAGAGAAACTAGGGAATATAACAGAGGCACAAAATTACTATAACAAAGTGATCACAGAGTTTCCTGATACTTATGAAGCAAGACGTGCAAAAGAAAGGATTCAATAA
- the spoIIAB gene encoding anti-sigma F factor, translating into MPKKNQMQIQFASSSINEGFARVAISSFVSQLDPTIEELYDIKMAVSEAVTNCIIHGYSNKEDGLITIRCAYEERTVEIEVVDEGKGIPNVDDAMTALYTTSLEEERAGLGFTVMQSMMDEVEVFSQMGKGTSVKMKRSLAV; encoded by the coding sequence GTGCCAAAGAAAAATCAAATGCAAATACAATTTGCAAGTAGTTCTATTAATGAAGGTTTTGCTAGGGTAGCTATTAGTTCGTTTGTTTCTCAATTAGATCCAACAATTGAGGAACTTTATGACATTAAAATGGCCGTTTCAGAAGCTGTTACAAATTGTATTATTCATGGTTATAGTAATAAAGAAGATGGCTTAATTACCATTAGATGTGCTTATGAAGAACGCACTGTAGAAATAGAAGTTGTGGATGAGGGGAAAGGCATACCGAATGTAGATGATGCTATGACAGCACTTTATACTACTTCATTAGAAGAGGAAAGAGCAGGTCTAGGCTTTACGGTAATGCAATCCATGATGGATGAGGTCGAGGTATTCTCACAAATGGGCAAAGGAACAAGTGTAAAAATGAAAAGATCTCTCGCGGTCTAA
- the sigF gene encoding RNA polymerase sporulation sigma factor SigF, with translation MDHTLELIQRAQQGDEIAKNILVQENLGLVWSLVRRFSNRGYDMEDLFQIGSIGLLKSIDKFDLSFNVKFSTYAVPMIVGEIKRFLRDDGMIKVSRSLKETAYKVRILKDELIRELNREPTISEIAAGLDLQVEEVVEALESNAEIESLNAVIYQGDGKPITLSDKIDEVPTLQNSLVDKMILTELIERLLPIEREIIHMRYFEDRTQTEIASALDISQVQVSRIEKRILKKMREMLGS, from the coding sequence ATGGATCATACCTTAGAACTCATACAACGTGCACAACAAGGTGATGAAATAGCCAAAAACATATTAGTACAAGAGAATCTAGGACTAGTTTGGAGTTTAGTAAGAAGATTTAGTAATCGTGGTTATGATATGGAGGACTTATTTCAAATAGGGAGTATTGGACTTTTAAAAAGTATTGATAAATTTGATTTAAGCTTTAATGTTAAATTCTCTACCTATGCAGTGCCTATGATTGTAGGAGAGATTAAACGTTTTTTAAGGGATGACGGCATGATTAAGGTAAGTCGTTCTCTAAAGGAAACAGCTTATAAAGTAAGAATTCTAAAGGATGAGCTTATAAGGGAACTCAATAGAGAACCAACGATTAGTGAAATTGCAGCCGGCTTAGATTTACAAGTTGAAGAAGTGGTAGAGGCTTTAGAGTCAAATGCAGAGATAGAATCTTTAAATGCTGTTATTTATCAAGGAGATGGCAAGCCTATTACGTTATCGGATAAAATCGATGAGGTGCCAACACTCCAAAATAGCTTAGTAGACAAAATGATTCTGACAGAGCTCATAGAAAGGCTACTACCCATTGAAAGAGAGATTATTCATATGCGATATTTTGAAGACCGTACGCAAACAGAAATTGCTAGTGCCTTAGATATATCCCAAGTTCAAGTGTCGCGAATTGAAAAACGTATTTTAAAGAAAATGCGAGAAATGTTAGGAAGCTAA